One Caldilineales bacterium genomic region harbors:
- the iolB gene encoding 5-deoxy-glucuronate isomerase, whose product MPKQYTAENLVVHPGLSLDPEVIVEVTPELAGWETITFQARRLAAGRVWRFCSGGHELALVILGGMVEVVSDRGRWSSVGRRPHVFAGLPYALYLPPRTDFAVTATTDSEFAAAWAPAEDEHEPRLITPAEVTVEIRGGDHATRQINNIIPPGFPCQRLVVVEVYTPGGNWSSYPPHKHDLHTVDAGGRLAQADLDETYYYKFDRPAGYAFQRLYTDADSPLHRAGSPIDAVVTAGHDDVVLVPEGYHPVSSPVGYTTYYLNVLAGSAQSLAAKDDPRYAWIKDSYQGADPRLPIYDPTTP is encoded by the coding sequence ATGCCGAAGCAATACACAGCCGAGAACCTGGTCGTGCACCCCGGCCTTTCGCTCGACCCGGAGGTGATCGTCGAGGTGACGCCAGAGCTGGCGGGGTGGGAGACGATCACGTTTCAGGCCCGGCGTTTGGCGGCGGGGCGGGTCTGGCGCTTTTGCAGCGGCGGCCACGAGTTGGCGCTAGTGATCTTGGGCGGGATGGTCGAGGTCGTTTCGGATCGCGGGCGCTGGTCGAGCGTGGGACGCCGTCCGCACGTCTTCGCCGGCCTTCCTTATGCCCTCTATCTGCCGCCGCGCACCGATTTTGCCGTCACCGCCACGACCGACAGCGAATTCGCCGCGGCCTGGGCGCCGGCCGAAGACGAGCACGAACCTCGGCTGATCACGCCGGCCGAGGTGACGGTCGAGATCCGGGGCGGCGACCACGCCACCCGCCAGATCAACAACATCATCCCGCCCGGCTTCCCCTGCCAACGGCTGGTGGTGGTGGAGGTCTACACGCCGGGCGGCAACTGGTCGAGTTACCCGCCGCACAAGCACGACCTGCACACGGTGGATGCTGGCGGCAGGCTGGCGCAGGCCGACCTCGACGAGACCTACTACTACAAGTTCGACCGGCCCGCCGGCTACGCCTTCCAGCGTCTCTACACCGACGCCGACTCGCCCCTGCACCGGGCCGGTTCCCCCATCGACGCCGTGGTGACGGCCGGCCACGACGATGTGGTGCTGGTCCCAGAGGGCTATCATCCCGTCTCCAGCCCCGTGGGCTACACCACCTACTATCTCAATGTCCTGGCCGGCAGCGCCCAAAGCCTGGCCGCCAAAGACGACCCCCGCTATGCCTGGATCAAGGACAGCTACCAGGGCGCCGATCCACGGCTACCGATCTACGACCCAACCACCCCCTGA